One Coccinella septempunctata chromosome 8, icCocSept1.1, whole genome shotgun sequence genomic window carries:
- the LOC123318584 gene encoding uncharacterized protein LOC123318584 — protein sequence MIRLESISEEVAQNTYRTQEILRILSNNQINQMAKPPEFPNMPLKKTRDLKALEEKLDEPLYADYLRKRLATLGGNTIKHATTNMIRYLLTNRCARKFSWAGQKSKQSFQSLKCCRILIEAVYVLFEREAQADLNDAVIKRTIQDWLRLANQRYEYERNKTK from the exons atGATCCGATTAGAAAGTATTTCTGAAGAAGTAGCGCAGAATACTTATCGCACTCAAGAAATTCTCAGAATCTTGAGCAATAATCAGATTAATCAAATGGCGAAGCCCCCGGAGTTTCCCAATATGCCTCTTAAGAAGACTCGTGATCTGAAGGCTTTGGAAGAAAAGCTCGATGAACCACTTTATGCCGATTATTTA AGAAAAAGACTGGCGACATTGGGTGGCAATACTATAAAACACGCCACAACGAATATGATAAGATACCTCCTGACAAATAGATGTGCCAGAAAATTCAGTTGGGCTGGCCAAAAATCGAAACAATCGTTTCAATCTTTAAAATGCTGCAGAATATTGATTG AGGCTGTATATGTTCTTTTTGAACGCGAAGCGCAAGCAGACTTGAATGATGCCGTCATAAAACGGACCATTCAAGACTGGTTGAGACTAGCAAATCAACGCTATGAATATGAAAGGAATAAAACCAAATAA
- the LOC123318585 gene encoding uncharacterized protein LOC123318585: MNHAQISAGSSTSDPTKQAVPKKRSRTSTKKNQNDFITYCKRQLEKNDSLDEYDAAAISWAKKLKRMNPMQAIYADMHINRIVNLGLLNQLTNNIDFPPQSPIFSSLSSHSGETSNLPYSVQVHPPDGTSDSSQPIQPSGIATYYSEAGETILTL; this comes from the exons ATGAATCATGCGCAG ATTTCGGCTGGATCTTCAACATCAGACCCAACAAAGCAGGCTGTTCCGAAGAAACGAAGCAGGACCAGCACAAAAAAAAACCAGAATGACTTCATAACTTATTGCAAGCGTCAATTAGAGAAAAATGATTCACTGGATGAATATGATGCGGCAGCAATTTCCTGGGCCAAAAAGTTAAAAAGAATGAACCCAATGCAAGCCATATATGCAGATATGCATATAAACAGAATTGTCAACTTGGGACTACTCAACCAGTTAACCAATAATATAGATTTTCCGCCCCAGTCCCCAATTTTTTCCTCTCTCAGTTCGCACAGTGGTGAAACGTCAAATTTACCATATTCTGTCCAAGTTCATCCACCAGATGGCACATCAGATTCATCACAGCCAATACAACCATCGGGTATCGCAACTTATTATTCAGAGGCTGGTGAAACAATTCTCACTTTGTAA
- the LOC123318582 gene encoding uncharacterized protein LOC123318582 — protein sequence MALVNSNYEFIFVDVGKNGRLSDGGVIESTEFYHKLMNGQLNLPDNSFTDNNLNFVFLGDDAFPLQEHFLKPYPQRDLSYENRIFNYRLSRARNVSENAFGLIAARFRILHVPIHMRYPENISYVVLAICSLHNFLRKRDTSYSTSASFDQENMATRELQLGEWRKNTAEMTNLRSFRRTATTAAKDNRNNYRDFFNSDGSVDWQDEMLAKGKA from the exons ATGGCACTCGTCAATTCGAATTATGAATTCATTTTCGTTGATGTTGGTAAAAATGGAAGATTATCTGATGGAGGTGTAATTGAGAGTACAGAATTCTATCATAAATTAATGAACG gTCAGTTGAATTTGCCAGACAATTCTTTTACAGATAATAATCTCAATTTCGTATTTTTGGGAGACGACGCTTTTCCTTTACAAGAACATTTTTTGAAACCATATCCCCAAAGAGATCTTTCTTACGAGAACAGAATATTTAATTATAGATTGTCTCGAGCAAGAAACGTTTCAGAAAATGCATTTGGTCTCATAGCTGCACGATTCAGAATTCTTCATGTTCCAATACATATGAGATATCCGGAAAATATCAGTTACGTCGTTCTTGCAATTTGTTCGCTGCACAACTTTCTTAGGAAGAGAGATACTTCGTATTCAACGTCTGCATCATTTGATCAAGAAAATATGGCAACTAGGGAATTACAGTTGGGGGAATGGCGAAAAAATACGGCTGAAATGACAAACCTACGCAGTTTCAGAAGAACCGCTACAACAGCTGCCAAAGATAACCGAAATAACTACagagattttttcaattcagatgGTTCAGTTGATTGGCAGGACGAAATGTTGGCTAAAGGAAAAGCTTAA